The following are from one region of the Mixophyes fleayi isolate aMixFle1 chromosome 7, aMixFle1.hap1, whole genome shotgun sequence genome:
- the ATPAF2 gene encoding ATP synthase mitochondrial F1 complex assembly factor 2 — protein sequence MMQSLRTITARHMALCRGLCAVQTSVSQKRFYAPPTERKKFYTNVSICQSEGGFEINLDHRKLKTPQGKVFTVPSEPLALAVATEWDSQRDTIKFFTMHLTTLCNTALDNPADKTKEQLIKASLKFLETDTICYRVEEPPALVEVQKQEWDPILTWAEDWYNVEIGSSTSIMGPVIPQETKEVFHRRLASYNFWALTGIEFIINQLKSFVLTMGLLDRVLTVEKAVLLSRLEEEFQIQHWGNVEFAHDYDVQELQSRTAAGTLFVHLCCSKSSVKRKLLQN from the exons ATGATGCAAAGTCTTCGTACAATCACTGCGCGGCACATGGCGCTGTGCCGGGGACTGTGCGCGGTACAAACATCCGTCTCCCAGAAACGCTTCTATGCGCCACCTACTG aaagaaagaagttcTATACAAATGTCAGCATTTGTCAGAGTGAAG GTGGATTTGAAATTAACTTGGATCACCGGAAGTTAAAGACACCGCAGGGAAAGGTGTTTACAGTCCCCAGTGAACCTCTGGCACTTGCCGTGGCCACCGAGTGGGACTCTCAACGTGACACCATCAAGTTCTTCACAATGCACCTG ACAACTCTGTGTAACACCGCCTTGGATAATCCAGCTGACAAGACCAAAGAGCAACTTATTAAGGCCTCACTGAAGTTCCTGGAAACAGATACAATCTG TTACAGAGTGGAGGAGCCACCGGCGTTGGTCGAGGTACAGAAACAAGAGTGGGATCCTATATTGACCTGGGCAGAAGACTG GTACAATGTCGAGATTGGATCTTCCACCAGTATTATGGGACCCGTAATTCCGCAGGAGACCAAAGAGGTCTTCCATCGCCGTCTGGCCTCCTACAACTTCTGGGCATTGACAG GTATCGAGTTTATTATCAATCAGCTGAAATCGTTTGTCCTCACTATGGGTCTCCTCGACCGGGTCCTGACCGTGGAGAAGGCGGTCTTACTTTCCCGCTTGGAAGAAGAGTTTCAG ATCCAGCATTGGGGGAACGTGGAATTTGCTCACGATTACGACGTGCAGGAATTGCAGTCCCGCACAGCTGCGGGCACCCTGTTTGTTCACCTCTGCTGCTCAAAGTCAAGCGTAAAACGCAAGCTCTTACAGAACTGA